A single genomic interval of Hevea brasiliensis isolate MT/VB/25A 57/8 chromosome 4, ASM3005281v1, whole genome shotgun sequence harbors:
- the LOC110635705 gene encoding brassinosteroid-related acyltransferase 1, with translation MATQHENYAPNVTVAKRVSVYPKTLMHPHRILNLSNLDRQCPLLMYLVFFYKASQAYNNLSLNPVFSSLKSGLEETLSIWYPAAGRLNLNPNDGKLNLWCNNEGAFLIEAVTQVKISELGDLSHYNEFFENLIYKPFFNGNFSVMPLVVAQVTKFGCGGYSVGIGTSHSLFDGPATFEFLRAWACNSAIMKEKGSHELQKPVHERDMGNCHSQKSNTIMRAAAISHLYQLIQQTKTAADHHYHQNLAKDHGRLGDRNPNYLLKTFHLSGAMVENLKKKVLGERRNSSVSCSSFEVLTAHLWKARTKALGVTKERMVCLQFAVDTRNKMMPSLPKGFSGNAYVLASVLTRAGELEEGSHEAIIEKIKQAKNSVNSDYVNAYMEALDGPQANLPPLDELTLVSDWTRMPFHKVDFLQGDAAYASPLVAPIPQAAYFMQNPMDFGGIDVRISLTPQALDSFSHYFLMNLL, from the exons ATGGCCACTCAACATGAAAATTATGCACCAAATGTTACTGTAGCAAAGAGGGTATCCGTATATCCAAAAACCTTAATGCACCCTCACAGAATTCTCAACCTCTCCAACTTGGACAGGCAGTGTCCTTTGCTCATGTACTTGGTTTTCTTTTATAAGGCATCTCAAGCTTATAACAACTTGTCGCTCAACCCAGTTTTCAGTAGCTTGAAATCTGGCTTGGAAGAGACCTTGTCAATTTGGTACCCAGCAGCGGGTAGGTTGAACTTGAATCCAAATGATGGAAAGCTCAATCTTTGGTGCAACAACGAAGGTGCATTTTTAATTGAGGCGGTGACACAAGTAAAGATCTCAGAGCTTGGAGACCTCTCGCATTACAATGAATTCTTTGAAAATCTGATCTATAAACCttttttcaatggaaattttTCTGTGATGCCCTTGGTTGTTGCCCAG GTGACAAAATTTGGCTGTGGAGGCTACTCGGTGGGCATAGGCACAAGCCACTCGTTATTTGATGGACCAGCCACCTTCGAATTTCTGCGCGCATGGGCTTGTAATTCTGCAATTATGAAAGAAAAGGGTAGCCATGAACTTCAAAAGCCAGTCCATGAGAGAGATATGGGTAACTGCCATTCCCAAAAATCCAACACAATAATGAGGGCTGCAGCTATATCTCATCTATATCAGTTGATTCAACAAACAAAAACAGCTGCTGATCATCATTATCACCAGAATCTTGCTAAAGATCATGGGAGGTTGGGAGATCGAAACCCTAATTACCTTCTAAAGACTTTTCATCTGAGTGGTGCAATGGTAGAAAACCTCAAGAAGAAAGTATTGGGCGAGAGGAGAAACAGCAGCGTCTCATGTTCCTCCTTTGAGGTACTCACAGCTCATCTATGGAag GCAAGAACCAAGGCTTTAGGAGTAACGAAGGAGAGAATGGTGTGCCTGCAATTTGCTGTGGACACAAGGAACAAGATGATGCCCTCACTGCCTAAAGGTTTCAGTGGCAATGCTTATGTTCTGGCATCGGTGTTGACGAGAGCCGGAGAACTGGAAGAAGGAAGCCATGAAGCGATAATAGAGAAGATAAAACAAGCTAAGAACTCTGTCAACAGTGACTATGTGAATGCATATATGGAGGCACTTGATGGACCTCAAGCTAATCTCCCTCCTCTGGATGAGCTGACATTAGTTTCTGACTGGACAAGAATGCCTTTCCACAAGGTTGATTTTCTACAAGGAGATGCAGCTTATGCATCTCCTCTGGTTGCTCCAATCCCTCAGGCTGCATACTTTATGCAGAATCCAATGGACTTCGGGGGCATTGATGTGAGGATTAGCTTGACTCCACAGGCCCTGGATTCTTTTTCCCACTACTTTCTCATGAACCTTTTATAA